In Litoribacterium kuwaitense, the following are encoded in one genomic region:
- a CDS encoding D-2-hydroxyacid dehydrogenase: protein MNKIMMFGAREDEKEAALTWAKVNNVDITFSKEILKVETVEQLKGFDGVTTQQTGRLDDSIYERLSKLGMKQIAQRSAGYDMYNLEKAAEYNIIISNVPSYSPNSVAEYAVTAALQLIRKTHLINQKVEEKDFRWQKSIMAKEVKTLEVAIIGTGRIGQITAKIFKGFGAKVVGYDLYPNEHAEQYLEYKNSIEETVSNADIVSIHMPATKDNYHLFNEELFNQFKDDAVFINTARGSIVDTRALLKALEREKIAGAALDTYENESTYYPKDFRDKEISDSILTELVTRPDVILTPHIAFYTDVAVKNLVEGGLDAALSVIETGTCETRIN from the coding sequence TAAAATTATGATGTTTGGTGCTCGGGAAGATGAAAAAGAGGCCGCATTAACATGGGCAAAGGTAAATAATGTTGATATTACCTTTTCCAAAGAAATATTGAAGGTTGAAACAGTAGAACAACTAAAAGGATTTGATGGTGTTACCACACAACAAACAGGAAGGCTTGATGACAGCATTTATGAACGTTTAAGCAAATTGGGAATGAAGCAAATAGCTCAACGCAGTGCAGGGTATGATATGTACAACCTTGAGAAAGCAGCGGAATATAATATCATTATCTCCAATGTGCCAAGCTATTCACCAAATTCAGTCGCTGAGTATGCAGTCACAGCAGCTTTACAGCTTATTCGAAAAACGCATTTAATCAATCAAAAAGTTGAAGAAAAGGATTTCAGATGGCAAAAATCGATAATGGCTAAAGAAGTAAAGACCCTGGAAGTTGCTATTATTGGTACTGGACGTATCGGACAAATAACAGCAAAAATTTTCAAAGGTTTTGGAGCTAAAGTTGTAGGATATGATTTATATCCTAACGAACATGCCGAGCAATACCTTGAATATAAGAATTCTATTGAAGAAACAGTTTCAAATGCAGACATAGTTTCTATTCATATGCCTGCGACAAAAGACAATTACCACTTATTTAACGAAGAATTATTTAATCAGTTTAAAGATGATGCGGTCTTTATCAATACGGCGAGGGGATCTATTGTAGACACTAGGGCCCTGCTCAAAGCACTAGAGAGAGAGAAGATCGCAGGGGCTGCTTTAGATACGTATGAAAATGAAAGCACCTATTATCCAAAGGATTTCCGCGACAAAGAAATCTCTGATTCTATATTAACTGAGTTAGTGACTCGCCCAGATGTCATCTTAACGCCACATATTGCTTTTTATACAGATGTAGCAGTTAAAAACTTAGTAGAAGGTGGGTTGGACGCTGCATTATCAGTGATAGAAACAGGAACTTGTGAGACGAGAATTAATTGA